The Methanohalophilus portucalensis DNA window TCCCATATACCTGTACCGACCCTTTTTACAGTAGGCCTGTCACATTTTACACAGGTATGTGGCATATGTGTCCGTTCTTCGATATCTCCAACAAGTTTACGATCCTTACGACCGTATCTTGTACCGTACCTTCCTGCTGAACGGGAAACCCTTCCCTTTTTTGAATACTTTTTTGCCATGATAATTGTCTCCTTGGAGGGTATGATCTAAAAACCCTGTTACTCATATTTCCAATAAATACTTTTCTCGTATAATCTCGCCTTTTTCCTTCGCGATCTTACTTGCCTTAACAACTTGTGCCGGTGTCAAACTACCTGAACCACTTTTTTGCATTGAACAAATGGAACCATCCTGATTAGAGGATATGGTAATTCTTGTTTCACATACTGATTCTTCACCATAAGTGGGATCTAACAACATTTCATCACCAATCTTGACCAGTGATATACCCACAGGCATTTCACGCACTGGCATGGGGTAATCTTCACCTTTTCCTTCTCTTTCAGAAGGTACTATTGTGGTCATGAGGGCAGCGATTGCACCCAGGGATGCGGCATCAAGTATATTTCCGGAATTGTTCAGAACATGGACATCAATGAAAACCATCCATACCTCTTCGCCTTCCGTAATACAGAGCTTGTTTATATCTATTGCGCCAGATTCCCTTATGCCTCTATCTACAATCCTGGCCATCTCAATAGCTTTCTCTCTTGGAGGACCTGCTTCAAAGTCAGGTGAAGCAATTGGATTAAGTTCCATACTGGTAATGATAACTCCTTCTGCAGGACTATCGGGGAAAGGAGTACCAACCTGCATTTTGACACCCACCATTACCTGGGTATCCCCGTACTGCACCATTGCAGAACCTTCTGCCTTATCGATAATACCTGTTTCAAGAGCAATATCCCTTAGCTCATCGAATTGGCGACCGTCTTCACGTTCACCCTTGAGCATAAGGTTGTAAATATAATCCCTTTTCAGTCTGGAAATAACCTCACTGCCGCTCATCTTCTTCACCCTCATCCTCTTCGGTTACATCATTTTCATCCGCGTTTTCTGCTTCAGATTCTTCATTGTCGAATGAGTCATCCCTTTCTTCTTCCTCTTCTTCTGATTCAGGGACTTCTTCTGGAGTTTCCTCTTCAGCTTCTTCGCCTTCTTCATCCTCATTCCCATATCTGGAAACAAGGGCTTCACGCTGAATTTCAAGAATTTGCTGGCAGCCTTTTTTAACCATCTCCAAGCCTTCTTCAAGTTCTTCAGGAGTAAGGTGGCCATCCATCTGGAGAAGAGTTATTTCCCCATCCTGGGTCATTGCGACAGGAAGATCAGCCTGACCATAATTATCTTCTGGTTTGTTGAGATCAAGAACAAGCTGCCCATCAACTTTCCCTACTGCACAGGCTGAAACAAGCCCTTTCATGGGTATGCCAGCATCTGCAAGAGCAAGTGTTGCTGCATTGATAGCAGCGGTCCTGGTCCCTGCATCGGCCTGTAATACTTCTGCGAATACATCTATTACAGCACCGGGATAATATTGTGTCATCACAACAGGTTCAAAAGCTTCTCCACTGACTTTGGATATCTCAGTACTTCTTCTGCTTGGGCCCGGTCTTATCCTGTCTTCCACAGAAAAAGAGGCCATATTATACTTGTAGCGCACAAGTACTTCATTGGGTTTCTGCATCCTTCTCGGGTGCAGTTCACGGGGGCCATAAACTGCTGCAAGCACCTTATTATTTCCCCATTCAAGGTAACATGAGCCATCAGCTCTTGAAAGCACACCCATCTCTACTTTCATGGGTCGGATCTCATCAACACGCCTTCCATCAAGGCGGAGACCCTCATCATCAATAAAACGTTCCGGTTTATCACTCATTACAAGTTCTCCAAAATCCTGCTCAGTATATTAAATATTAAAAGGCCGCTCAATTTTCATCTTCATCACTAAGCAGCACATCTACTTTTCGGCAAGCGTCTTCTGTGTAGTCCTTCTTACTACTGGTAAATGGTACAGGTTTTTCCTTTTCCTCGATTTCATCGGATTCTTCATAACGCAGGAAAGCACTAATATGGTTGGTCAATCCTGATGTGTGGGATTTATTTTCGATAATCTCTATGGCCTGTGTCAGCCTGTTCATATCCTCATCTTTACCCTTTAACCATATCCTTCCGTTTTGTCCTATGAAGATGTCACAATTGGATTCCTTTTTGAGCATTGAAACCATGGATCCATTATGACCGATGATACGTGGAACCTTCGTAGTGGATACATCTATAATCCTGCCTTCATCCAGACGGCGAAGACCTCGATCCTTCATTGAAAGTTCCACTTTCATGGAAGTATTAACATCTTTTATACGCAAAATCGCACAATCCCCGATGTCTATTTCCTTTCGCATCATTGAACTATCCACCCTTTTGGGATATTCAGATACATGAAGAAGTCCGTCATAAGGGGAGCCGATATCAAATATCCAGTTTGAAGAAGTAACTTCTATTACATAACCGATCACATAATCCCTGGGGGACGGTATGTACTTGCCTGAAAAAGGAACAACTGTTACACGGTTTTTATCATTGGCTACCCCGTAGAACAGTGAGTATACTTTGCCTTCATGCACATACGTACCTGTTCCAGCTTGCTTTTCATTTTCGGAAAGCATCTGACCGGGATAAACGATTTTGCGTTTCATCCTGAAATCTCCTTATAAGAGCTCAGTCTCAGCATCGCCTTTTGTGAGCCTGTTAATAAGACCATAAAAATCATTCTGCAATCCTGCGGGCATCCTGACTACAGCTGTCCAGGAACCATCATTTTCCCATTTATCTTTTACAAGGGTTCCGAAATTTGCTATTTCACCGTAAGATTTAGCTGCATATGAAGGAGGAACCTGTACCTTAACATCGACCTCTTCAAACCTGATAGGGATTATTGGACGAATTGCTTTCATCACAGTTTTTACCTGCTCATCAACACTTTTGAGAGGATCAATATGTACTTTTGCTTCTTCCATTGCAGTTTTAATACGGGCCGGTGGATGAGGTGCACGCGTTTGCGGATTAAGCGCATTATGAGCAATAATGCTTACAACCTGCTTTGTCTTTTCTTCAAGGAAATGTTTTCTCTGCTCCTGGGTAAGCTGTAATTCTCCATGCATTATGATGTTGCCTGCAACTTCATAAACATCATCCGTACCAAAACTGTTAATGATATCGGATTCTGCTGCATGGTCTCCTTTCTTTGCATCGGAGAAAATATCTTCAACAGCAAGAATTGTCTCCAGCTTTACATCATTTCCTTGCCTGTACTCAAGAGCACCATCCGGGTCAACCAACACTTCAAAATGGTTACTACCTTTCTTAAGACGGGCAATTAAAGCTTCATCAAGAGATACCATAATTTTTCACACCTTTACTGGATTTACTGTTCTGCTTCTTCATCTTCTGCTTCTTCGGTTTCATCTTTGTGGTTTTCAAGTATCCGCTCCACATAGGATTCAACCTGCTGACTGGAATATTTGGAGAACATCTTATCTTCCACTTTCACCACACCGACTTCCAGAGTGGATGCATCCAGTTTCATGTCTGAAGCATTGTAAAGGGCTTCCATACCAAGCATAATAGCTTCATCCAGATCCATTCCGTCCTTGTATTTTTCTTCGAAAACTTCCATGAAGGCGTTTCTACCTGCACCGATCGCTGTTGCCTTATATTCAAGTAGTGCTCCGCTTGGATCTGTTTCAAAGAGTTTTGGTGTGGAGCCATCAACACCTGCTATTAAAAGAGCTGTTCCATAAGGACGTACGCCTCCGTACTGAGTGTAGGTCTGCTTGTGATCACAAATCTTCTTTGAGAGCACATCAACGCTTATAGGCTCATCATAGGAGACAACATTAACCTGTGCTTCTACTCTGGCACGATCTACAAGAGCACGTGCATCAGCTACAAGTCCTGAAGTAGCTACCCCGATATGTTCATCAATCTGGAATATCTTTTCAATGGATTCAGCTTCAATCAAATGACTGGTAATTCTTTTGTCCACCAGGAGGACTACACCGTCACGGGCTTTGATTCCAGCAGCTGTGGTTCCTCTCTTTACTGCCTCACGGGCGTATTCTACCTGAAATAATCTGCCATCAGGACTAAAAACCGTGATCGCTCTATCATAACCCATTTGTGGTGCCATCTGCATTTCGTATCTATCTCCTATTAATTCTTATGCACGTGGTATCGATAACAACGTATAATATAGTTTCTATCCATTTATATGTGTTTGTCGTCAGGGACGCTATATGAATCCCTTTTTTCAATGTACTTTTCGGTTGCCGATCGCACAGTACCTGCAATTCCAAGCACATTTACAATTGCAGGATAACCACCTACTTTTGTAATTGTAGCAAGTATAGCCCGGGTCAGGTCTTCTGAACCTCGCTTGCAGCGAAGTATACCCATATTATCATTAAAATCAAGCAGCCTGATACCGGCCTGACTTGAACCAAAGTCGCCAATTAATGCAGCGGAATTGGAAAATATCTCATTGAGCAAATCCTCCCGTGAAACCCGCACCTCACATATTAATTCCAGTGCAAGATACCTTTTCGGGTCCCGAAGAGTAGGAGGGAGTACTTTCATTGACAAAGCTCCTGACTATTGTATTGAATAATGCGAACACCTTGCGGAGTTGAGGTATTTCTTCTGTTGCGTTTGATGATTCCTTCCGGAATAGTACTCAAAGCTGCATTTGCTTCATCCTCTTCCATACCGAACAACCCGGCAAGCGCAATCATTTCCCGGGGAGCCCGCATGTCATAGCAGGACATTGCATTGCTCGTAAGTATTGTGGGAACATTGTATTTTCTTGCAAGCTGTAAATTTTTCCTGAAATGTCCCAGAGCATGTACCCGCCTTCCACCCCTCTGGTTGATTATAGCATCAAGGTTGAATGCGATTGCCACTTCATTATCGTGGGCTGATTTTGCAAGGACATGATTAAAACCATTGTCTCTGCCGGTGGGAAGATTAGTCAGGACATCTACATTGGGATTTTCTACTGCACTGCGATTTATGGATTCACTGCCCCCATGAACCACAAGAACATCTACTTTCTTACGAAACTTCCCAACAAAACCATGAAGTTTTGAAGAATTACGGACTTCTATTTCCACACCCTGAACCAGTTCTATACCTTCATGCGAACCATCAGATGGTGGTTCCTTATCAATATGATTCGTTATACCAATTCCTGAATATCCAAGATGGTTTGCAACTGAAAGCATCTGGTTTACAGAACTTGAACCATCCGGAAGCACATGGACATTCAAGTCATAATAATCAGATCTGCTCAAAAAAATCCTCCAGCATTTCAAGGGCCTTATTCCTGTCTTTAGGATAAGTGGCGATTTTTATTTTGACAGCAATCGCATCAGAAGATGATTCTGCAACAAGTTTTCCAGAATATGCTTTCTGCTTGCTAAATCGTAGATGCAACATCAGCTGATCATCAAGACGCTCATCAAGTTGGCGAACAAGTTCATCTCTTTGGGATTTAGATAATTCCGAAACCAAGCGGTCCATAAAAGCGGAAGTTTCAGCCTTGCGCTTAAGATCCAGACTATACAAAGCCATCGGGTTACCGTAATGTCCATCCACAACCAGATAATTTATCTGATTATCGATATCCGGGGAGTTACGGATAACATCCGGTAAAAGAAATTTCAGGGCAGAGATTACTCTGTCCCTGTCTTCGGTTGCATGCGCAGTTACGCGCAATGTTATATAGTGAATCACTTGCCCTGGTTATTGTTGGACCGGACACTCGGCCTGGTTTTCTCCGTACCGGTTCCTTTACTGCGCATACCTCGACTCTTTCTTCCTGCGCTTGTTTTTCCACGGAAGGTACGTCCGCGGCTGGAACTGTCACACACCCAGTTGAGGTCCTTGTCTTTAACAATGGCAGGATGGAATGGATCCACAAGAATTGCTTCGAACCATTTGTTCTTTCCGTCTTCTCCTACCCAGTAAGAGTTGAGTACTTCCATGTTAGGATGGCGGCGTGAAGCCCTTTCCTCGGCAATTCTCTGGAGACTCTTTTCTCCAGTGATCTTATTTTTACCCATGTGCTGGGTCCTTCTTCCACGCATATAACGTGAATTACGCCTGCTTCCACGATGTACCTTTACACGTACGACTGTGATTCCCTGTTTTGCCTTATACCCAAGGGAACGTGCACGGTCTACACGGGTAGGCCTTTTTACACGGGTTACTGAGCCTTCACGTCTCCATTCCTGGAGTCTTTCCCATCTGAGATCCTTTACATAAGAATCATCAGGCCTTTTCCATGCGTCTCTTACATAACTGTAAAATGATTTTGACATTATTTCACCTTGTTTCATTCATTGACGGTTCAGCCATAAAGGCCACACTCCAACGGGATTTTTCCCGTAGATGAAACACGCCGCTAATACGACGGCAATATGATTTAAAGGTTTG harbors:
- a CDS encoding RNA-binding protein is translated as MRVTAHATEDRDRVISALKFLLPDVIRNSPDIDNQINYLVVDGHYGNPMALYSLDLKRKAETSAFMDRLVSELSKSQRDELVRQLDERLDDQLMLHLRFSKQKAYSGKLVAESSSDAIAVKIKIATYPKDRNKALEMLEDFFEQI
- a CDS encoding 50S ribosomal protein L15e encodes the protein MSKSFYSYVRDAWKRPDDSYVKDLRWERLQEWRREGSVTRVKRPTRVDRARSLGYKAKQGITVVRVKVHRGSRRNSRYMRGRRTQHMGKNKITGEKSLQRIAEERASRRHPNMEVLNSYWVGEDGKNKWFEAILVDPFHPAIVKDKDLNWVCDSSSRGRTFRGKTSAGRKSRGMRSKGTGTEKTRPSVRSNNNQGK
- the rrp41 gene encoding exosome complex exonuclease Rrp41, producing the protein MSDKPERFIDDEGLRLDGRRVDEIRPMKVEMGVLSRADGSCYLEWGNNKVLAAVYGPRELHPRRMQKPNEVLVRYKYNMASFSVEDRIRPGPSRRSTEISKVSGEAFEPVVMTQYYPGAVIDVFAEVLQADAGTRTAAINAATLALADAGIPMKGLVSACAVGKVDGQLVLDLNKPEDNYGQADLPVAMTQDGEITLLQMDGHLTPEELEEGLEMVKKGCQQILEIQREALVSRYGNEDEEGEEAEEETPEEVPESEEEEEERDDSFDNEESEAENADENDVTEEDEGEEDERQ
- the rnp3 gene encoding ribonuclease P protein component 3, which produces MSRSDYYDLNVHVLPDGSSSVNQMLSVANHLGYSGIGITNHIDKEPPSDGSHEGIELVQGVEIEVRNSSKLHGFVGKFRKKVDVLVVHGGSESINRSAVENPNVDVLTNLPTGRDNGFNHVLAKSAHDNEVAIAFNLDAIINQRGGRRVHALGHFRKNLQLARKYNVPTILTSNAMSCYDMRAPREMIALAGLFGMEEDEANAALSTIPEGIIKRNRRNTSTPQGVRIIQYNSQELCQ
- the psmA gene encoding archaeal proteasome endopeptidase complex subunit alpha gives rise to the protein MQMAPQMGYDRAITVFSPDGRLFQVEYAREAVKRGTTAAGIKARDGVVLLVDKRITSHLIEAESIEKIFQIDEHIGVATSGLVADARALVDRARVEAQVNVVSYDEPISVDVLSKKICDHKQTYTQYGGVRPYGTALLIAGVDGSTPKLFETDPSGALLEYKATAIGAGRNAFMEVFEEKYKDGMDLDEAIMLGMEALYNASDMKLDASTLEVGVVKVEDKMFSKYSSQQVESYVERILENHKDETEEAEDEEAEQ
- a CDS encoding Rpp14/Pop5 family protein — encoded protein: MKVLPPTLRDPKRYLALELICEVRVSREDLLNEIFSNSAALIGDFGSSQAGIRLLDFNDNMGILRCKRGSEDLTRAILATITKVGGYPAIVNVLGIAGTVRSATEKYIEKRDSYSVPDDKHI
- a CDS encoding ribosome assembly factor SBDS, translated to MVSLDEALIARLKKGSNHFEVLVDPDGALEYRQGNDVKLETILAVEDIFSDAKKGDHAAESDIINSFGTDDVYEVAGNIIMHGELQLTQEQRKHFLEEKTKQVVSIIAHNALNPQTRAPHPPARIKTAMEEAKVHIDPLKSVDEQVKTVMKAIRPIIPIRFEEVDVKVQVPPSYAAKSYGEIANFGTLVKDKWENDGSWTAVVRMPAGLQNDFYGLINRLTKGDAETELL
- the rrp42 gene encoding exosome complex protein Rrp42 produces the protein MKKMSGSEVISRLKRDYIYNLMLKGEREDGRQFDELRDIALETGIIDKAEGSAMVQYGDTQVMVGVKMQVGTPFPDSPAEGVIITSMELNPIASPDFEAGPPREKAIEMARIVDRGIRESGAIDINKLCITEGEEVWMVFIDVHVLNNSGNILDAASLGAIAALMTTIVPSEREGKGEDYPMPVREMPVGISLVKIGDEMLLDPTYGEESVCETRITISSNQDGSICSMQKSGSGSLTPAQVVKASKIAKEKGEIIREKYLLEI
- a CDS encoding 50S ribosomal protein L37ae, whose translation is MAKKYSKKGRVSRSAGRYGTRYGRKDRKLVGDIEERTHMPHTCVKCDRPTVKRVGTGIWECRKCGHTFAGGTYTPSTSVGKTISRTVKKAVEQVE
- the rrp4 gene encoding exosome complex RNA-binding protein Rrp4, whose protein sequence is MKRKIVYPGQMLSENEKQAGTGTYVHEGKVYSLFYGVANDKNRVTVVPFSGKYIPSPRDYVIGYVIEVTSSNWIFDIGSPYDGLLHVSEYPKRVDSSMMRKEIDIGDCAILRIKDVNTSMKVELSMKDRGLRRLDEGRIIDVSTTKVPRIIGHNGSMVSMLKKESNCDIFIGQNGRIWLKGKDEDMNRLTQAIEIIENKSHTSGLTNHISAFLRYEESDEIEEKEKPVPFTSSKKDYTEDACRKVDVLLSDEDEN